Part of the Sorghum bicolor cultivar BTx623 chromosome 1, Sorghum_bicolor_NCBIv3, whole genome shotgun sequence genome, TTTTATTAGCTCTGTTCTTTCTGCAACCTCTGAAGCTTGTCTATTTTAGCCCAGAAATGAAATGTTATCATACAAAATAAGTGTCAATGTGCATATTATGTATGTGTTTATGGAACAAGTCAACAAACATGTACTATCTATCAATTATTTGTGAAAACAATAACTGATGATAATGTTCATGATGGTGGTCACACTTGAGTTTTGTTTCAACAATACCACTTTATGGTGTCAATTTAGTTGTCAATTAGACAATTACACACCATTGTTTTGTCCGAAATGACAGTCTTTTCTTCCTCACAGATACTGGTCTACGCTTGCCAGAGATGTCCCTTTTGCTGGTCTAATGGTAAGTTAATTAATTTAACATATACTCTTGTTTTCTTTGTCCTGACAATTTTTTAGTAAATTTGCTCACATTCCAGAGGCAATGATGGTGAGTTTAAGTGATCTCCTTTAAGAAGTCGATATATTGCCATTCATTTACATGGCATCCTGATAGTAACCTTCCATTCACCATAATCATTTTGATTGACATGCCTTTGACTGCTGGATAATTCTCAACTCAAGCAATAGCCTTTGTTTCCTGGTCTCATGCTACATAACCGTGATTTGCGAGGGCATCCCTCAGTAGGCAGTACTGCAGTTGTACTGATTATTGGAGCCAGGAGATAAACCTAAGTGCATGTAGCCCTTCTAGTCTCTATGACCCCCACCCGCCTTCCTTTTGGAGTAGCGCTTATACATTATTAAATATTAATACCCCAAGAACACTTTTGTTGTGGATATCGAGATTATCTGATAGATTCATGTCTTTACTAGATTTGTTATTTAGGATTTTTTTTGGTGTAATCTAAGCTTTACTAATGCTGTGGACAGTAATGGAGAGTTACTGTTTAAAAGAATCTATTAATGAGCAAATATATGGCTTTCCAGGTCACTTTCTATGAAGCAATGAAAGAGATGGCTGATTATGGGAAAACAAAGTATTTGCCGCACAGTGATTTGGATGTCAGCAACTCCTTTGAAGGACTTGTTCTAGGAGGATTGGCAGGCGGTATGTCTACTCTAGTACATATAATGAGCCATGTATCTGTTACCATATCACTTGAGAATCTCAAGTTTTCTTCCTCTTGGTAGCTCTTATGAGTTTGCTGCTGCAGGCTGTAGTGCATACTTGACAACCCCCTTGGATGTGATCAAGACAAGACTGCAAGTACAAGGACCAACGTCTAGGTACGTGTCATATCTGGTTCTGTgactgctctctctctctctctctctctctctctctgtgtgtgtgtgtgtgtgtgtgtgtgtggctgCCTGGCTGACATTCTCTCATATCTCTACTTTTACTATTGAAGTCTGAAGTTCTGTCCCTGAATTGTGGATGCTACAATATTCTTTTTCTTATACCTATCATATCAGGTACAATGGGTGGCTGGATGCTATAACAAAGACGTGGGCTTCCGAAGGGGTGCACGGCTTGTTCAAGGGAAGTGTTCCAAGAATAATATGGTATATTCCGGCATCAGCATTCACATTCATGGCAGTGGAATTCCTAAGGGACCATTTCAACGGCAAGGTTGATGCAGATGCCCATGAACTAACCTCCCTGTCAATCGACACAAGATCAGAAGTTGAGAAATCAGCTTAATGTTCCTTTTCCTATGAGCGACCTGATATTCCTGCCTGGTGGAATTTATCCGGCGGGATCTTTTTGTCTTTGGCAGCAAAGTAGGTTTCAGTCATGTAAATGCGGAGGACGTTCATTGTGAGCTAGGCGAAAACGTTTTTGTGTACCACAGAGAGGAAGGAACTGATAACATCATGATTTATATTAGggcacagttttttttttttttttttgagttagAAACTGGTGGGTGGATGGAATGAGAGAAGTGAACATGTAATTTCTGCAAAGACCAATGCAGCAGGAGTACTGGGCCTTCTGAATCTCTGTTGCATATGTTATTGCCATTCTTGCGTATTGAAATCATGAGGTCGATTTGGCAGCCTTGCCATAAATCATATTCTGAGCAACGCAGTCGAATTGGCTGCAAAATTCATGCATGGGAAGTTCTTTCCTATATCTGGTTTTCGACCCCCTTTCTTCAGCCGTTCAGTTTGGCTGTAATGACTGATGGTAGCCGAGATCAATCCTACTGACTACTGAGCACTAACCACACCGCACTCCCAAGTCAACTCCACTGCCCGCTGCGCTGCTCTTCGAGTAGTGCGCGCGTCCCGCGGCGTGGTCTCCGTTCGAACCGAGGCCCAGCTGCtggatcggatcggatcggCGAGGCAGCCAACCTATCCCGCCCGGTCCAGCGATCTCCGCGCCGGCAGCGCACGAGAGGGATGGACGCGTCGCACCCGAAGGGCGAGGCCGCGGCGGGGTGGGTGACGATCGAGGAGTGGAGCGGCTCGTCAGCCTCCGCGCTCTCCCGCACCGCCGTCCtcaccgcctccgcctccgcctcctctcTCACCGCACACaggtgatctctctctctccctccctctgcTTCGTCCCGAGCTTCGCTTCCTTCCCCAGTCATCTGACGTGCGCACGCGCTTGTGTCGCTCGCTTGGGCTACCGCAGGTTCGGCAGCCGATGGGGGCAGATCGGGAGCCGCATGCTCGGCGCCTTCGTGCCTGAGGTGAGTGACTGACACGCGCCGCCTCCCCAAGTCCCAAGCCCCACTCCAGCTGTGTCAATCTACGCAACACCGTATATGCTACTGCTAATCACGTCGTGGTTCCTTTCACTTCGTGTTGTCGTCGGCAGAAGCTGTATCTGTTCGAAATGAACCTCGCTGCTCGGTGCTCTTCTCCATTGTTTTTGCTTGTGCCCGGTCACTGTGACTGATGCGTGAGCCTGTATTGCCTTTGCCAGGGCTTTCCTGGGAGCGTGACTCCGGATTATGTCCCGTTCCAGATGTGGGATACGTTGCAGGTAAGTTTACCTGCACGACTTGAGCTGTCTCTGAAACCATGCTGTTGTATTCAGACATAATTAGTTACCTATGGTAAAAACTAATGCTACCTTGTCCTTGGTTCTCGGCTGTCGGCCTGTGTTGTATCTTCTTCTAGGGGCTCTCCACGTACATCCGTGCAATGTTGTCTACACAAGTAAAACTTTCTATTCTGCCTTTACAGTCTCCCCACTCGCTCTGTATCTACACACGTCATGTTTGGTTTGTGCATTTCTAAATTTGCCGTCTTCTGGAATGAACTGCTCCAGGCTCTTCTAGGTGCAATTGGAGTGGGAGAACAGTCTGCAACTGTCATAGGTGCTACTTTTCAGGTAGATGTTGGGCAAATCCATTGAACATTCAGATCTATGCACACTCATCTGATGGTAGGGCAGATTAGACAAACTTATGCAACACATAGTCCAGTTGTATCTGGTTTTTCTGACATATAGTATCCAACATGACAATGATTATTTTCGATCTAATGCCATTTTGATATCTAACAACCTTCCAAGGAATCATGTGTCGATGTGGGTTACTCGGCACAAACTTGATTCTATAGATTATAAAATTCTAAATTCCCCTGGCCTTTGTGAAAGTTCTCTTCCTTTTGTTAGGCTAATGTTGTAATGTTGGGGGGTTTTCCCCCCTTATTTTCCCCCTAACATATGCAATTCTGGCAGTGGTTTCTGAGGGACTTGACAGGAATGCTTGGAGGGATTTTGTTCACCTTTTATCAGGTATTCAGTTTTCTGATGTATTACGATAAACGCTGATCTTGTTACTGAAGCTTTGATCAGATGCCATTGCTCCTTCAAGGCATCCTTGTGAATATTAGTTCTGAACTTCTGAtatactttgtccagccagcatATCAGAGTCTGTATTCATTTTCTGTGCCTTCTTTCCCACCAGGGATCTAATCTTGATAGCAATGCTAAAATGTGGCGTCTAGTTGCAGACTTTATGAATGACCTTGGTAATGTTCAATTGAAACCACTGAATTCAGTTACTATGCCCTTTTCATTTCACTCCCATGGCACAATTATTACACTGTTTTTCTCTTAATTTAGTGTACTGATTGTTCTTGAAAGTTCAAGTTACATATGATATGGAATATCAGGAGAACATCTCTCCCTTATTTGCTTAGTGTCAGTGAATCATTTACATTTTGTTACCATGCAGGAATGTTGATGGATCTCTTAAGCCCTCTATTTCCTTCATCGTTGATAGTTATAATGTGCTTAGGCAGCCTATCAAGGTCATTCAGTAAGTTTCTTAATTTCAGAAGTCAGAACTCATGATGAGGAACTTTCTGAGTTTTTTGGGGGCTAATTTGTCATTTCTATCTTCTAGCTGGTGTTGCTAGTGGAGCAACTAGAGCAGCACTAACACAGCATTTTGCACTTGCAAAGAACGCAGCTGATATTTCTGCAAAGGTAACCTATGGTATTCTTCAGAAATTTGTAGATTCGTTttggtattatttttttataaatgaagCAGCACAAACATACTCAACTTTTCAGGAGGGCAGTCAGGAAACACTCGCTACAATGATAGGGATGGGATTGGGGATGCTGCTAGCTCACATTACTAGAGGCCATGCTTTGAGTGTATGGACATCTTTTCTTTCTCTCACGGTGTTCCATATGTATGGTGAGTACTCTTTTATTCTTCCATATGTTTTAACCCGAAACAGATTTTGAACTTTTCCTACTTATTATCTCCTTGTCTGGCTTCTAAATTCTTGTGGCACTGAAGCATAGCCTATTTGCTAACACAGTCTAAATCTGCCCCTGCATGCAAAGATCAGGAAACAAACATTAGAAAGTCTTGCAGAAGCAAATGGAAAACAACCATACAATATTTTGTGGATTGCATGATTCTAGAGTGAAAATGTTTGCTGGATTCTTTCAATTAAAATGCAAGAAATTTCTCTTGGAGCTTGAATTTAGTTGGCATGTTGTGCTTTGGATTAGAAACACTTCTACTAGGTTGTGCTTTCATTAGATTAAATTTTAACTCCATatacaaagaaaaaaaagttcATCCCATGGTTATACCTGTGCCTATCCGACTATCCCATATTTCTGTGTGAAATTTTTTCCTTAGTATATCATGTTTCTTGATGCTTCAGGGATTAGTTTTGAGAAGCATTTCTTCACATACTTCCACTTGTTTTGTTTTTGATGATCCAGCAAATTACAAGGCAGTGCAGTCACTTTCACTCACTACGCTAAACTATGAGAGAGCCTCCATCTTGCTACAGTACTTCAAGGAATGTGGTGACGGTGAGTGAGCTCCTTTCCTTGCAGTCATTATTCGTATTGTTTAGTACTTATCAAGCATGTGATATATCTGTTAAAATATTAATGCAAAATGTTCCATGATTTCATTCCTTTTCTTGATTGCACTTTTCCTAGTTCTTGCACCGCAAAAGGTTTCTCAGCAGGAACATATTCTTCCTTTTTGGTCAACCTGGAGGAAATTAAACAAAATTAAACTGCCACATGAGCGTGTGCACTTAGGTGCTAAAGCCTCGATGCTTACACACAGTGACATGTAAGTTCTATGTTCTAGTAAGCTATATGTTCCTCAATAGTCAATATCTGGGGATCTAAGATACACTTTTCACACTGTTCATCACATTTGATAGGTTGGTGATTGCAAAAACAAGATCCCACTATGAAAATAGTAAGTTTATGCCTTGGTTAATGTAACACAGTATAGAACTTTGCTGACTCTTCTTTCTGCTTCCCGAATTTTTCCAGCAAACTACCTTTTGCTGAATAAACAAGGCAG contains:
- the LOC8056892 gene encoding protein root UVB sensitive 3 isoform X1; protein product: MDASHPKGEAAAGWVTIEEWSGSSASALSRTAVLTASASASSLTAHRFGSRWGQIGSRMLGAFVPEGFPGSVTPDYVPFQMWDTLQGLSTYIRAMLSTQALLGAIGVGEQSATVIGATFQWFLRDLTGMLGGILFTFYQGSNLDSNAKMWRLVADFMNDLGMLMDLLSPLFPSSLIVIMCLGSLSRSFTGVASGATRAALTQHFALAKNAADISAKEGSQETLATMIGMGLGMLLAHITRGHALSVWTSFLSLTVFHMYANYKAVQSLSLTTLNYERASILLQYFKECGDVLAPQKVSQQEHILPFWSTWRKLNKIKLPHERVHLGAKASMLTHSDMLVIAKTRSHYENTNYLLLNKQGSVYIFIHKLATPADVLRSFVHGLVLASSTSQHLEARRWMDEMYTNFISKLQSEGYSTERLLSHSILWRAHWLHGQHDEKLK
- the LOC8056892 gene encoding protein root UVB sensitive 3 isoform X2 produces the protein MVKTNATLSLVLGCRPVLYLLLGALHVHPCNVVYTSSSRCNWSGRTVCNCHRCYFSVVSEGLDRNAWRDFVHLLSGMLMDLLSPLFPSSLIVIMCLGSLSRSFTGVASGATRAALTQHFALAKNAADISAKEGSQETLATMIGMGLGMLLAHITRGHALSVWTSFLSLTVFHMYANYKAVQSLSLTTLNYERASILLQYFKECGDVLAPQKVSQQEHILPFWSTWRKLNKIKLPHERVHLGAKASMLTHSDMLVIAKTRSHYENTNYLLLNKQGSVYIFIHKLATPADVLRSFVHGLVLASSTSQHLEARRWMDEMYTNFISKLQSEGYSTERLLSHSILWRAHWLHGQHDEKLK